In the Candidatus Methylomirabilota bacterium genome, CGGCCGACCCGCCGCATCGGAATCCACTCCCGGAGCTTGGGCGCCGCCATCCCGATGAACGGCCGGCTCATGTCCGTCTCGATCAGCCCCGGGGCGATCGCGTTCACGGTGACGCCGCGCCCGGCCAGCTCGGTCGCGAGGGCGCGCGTGAACGCGTTGACCCCGCCCTTCGAC is a window encoding:
- a CDS encoding SDR family oxidoreductase, which gives rise to SKGGVNAFTRALATELAGRGVTVNAIAPGLIETDMSRPFIGMAAPKLREWIPMRRVGRPQEVASLAVFLASEDASYITGQVIAVDGGIG